In Edaphobacter paludis, a single window of DNA contains:
- a CDS encoding glycoside hydrolase family 38 C-terminal domain-containing protein, with the protein MTSFSRLHAVSNCAGVLLTSALLLTPFGPSASAQHRRHGSEIPATLSPQSQQVVERLGAFDNLPADSWRSHVGNVAHGEAVDLDDSSWPVVKPGTEATKDAVWYRQLVEIPKTLNGYDLTGARIWFKFNARGDRSMPQIIYFNGRRVALGDDLEPIVLFDNAKPGEKILVAVKLLPTVSVKRFGGAAMKIDFASTRPNPEDLRDEFISTALLVPSLSKDATKDFATLQHAITSVDLGALDSGNQKKFDASLTEAKNEIEPLKPMLQQATFHLTGNSHIDAAWLWPRTETVDVVKRTFGSALQLMNEYPNYTYTQSAAQYNEWMAEKYPEMNEEIKKRIKEGRWEVVGGMWVEPDLNMPDGESQVRSILLGKRWFQKEYGVDVRIGWNPDSFGYNWQLPQIYKRSGIDYFVTQKMTWNDTNQLPLKLFWWEAPDGSKVLTYFPEGYGNTDLGPVRLSKDLVQARKRSPGLDEMMDLYGVGDHGGGATRSVLDQGDHWAESDKIVPNMKYGLAQPFFTHVEQEIGGDSPTWDYKSIAKGYTYPTPEEGKIHIPTWKDELYLEYHRGVFTTQANHKRNMRDSEEWTLNAEKYASLAWLNGDSYPNARFTDAWEKITFNQFHDLAAGSGIGIIYKDAQKDYDQVRWETNEVSTKALHTLSAEVDTHTVSGVPVFVFNPLAWKRSGLAEVDVQLPAASAHGVSVLDANNRVLPSKVLSSDSKTNSYKLLIDAKDVPSMGYEVLHVVPETRPFVSDLKASGTTLENAALRVVVDPSNGCITSLFDKKSNFETIAKGGCGNQLQTFKDTPKEYDAWNIDPGTLDHNTPIDQVDSVQLIEKGPMRATIRVTRTWQSSKFVQDITLYAGADTVVVGNDIDWHETHVLLKAAFPLAASGPEATYEIPYGTIQRATTRNNSWEKARFEVPAIRWADLGDEQHGFSLINATKYGYDGQDNVLRLSLLRSPVSPDPDADRGPHHFSYELYPHAGTWKNARTERAGYEFNYKLRASQVESHTGSLPREHSYISVTPENVVLTAVKKAEDDNGLIFRVFEWAGKQSDVVFTLPRGATSATETNLMEKPVGSPLSISGDKVTVPIHPYEILSIRADYPHESAEAKNEK; encoded by the coding sequence ATGACCTCTTTTTCGCGCCTTCATGCTGTAAGCAACTGCGCTGGAGTCTTGCTGACTTCGGCGTTATTGCTTACGCCGTTCGGCCCTTCCGCCAGTGCTCAGCATCGAAGGCATGGCTCGGAAATTCCGGCAACGCTCTCTCCACAGTCGCAACAGGTGGTCGAACGCCTCGGCGCCTTTGACAACCTGCCCGCGGATTCATGGCGGTCCCACGTCGGCAACGTCGCCCATGGCGAAGCAGTCGACCTGGACGATAGCAGCTGGCCCGTTGTAAAGCCCGGAACCGAGGCGACCAAAGACGCTGTCTGGTACCGCCAACTCGTCGAGATCCCTAAGACGCTGAACGGCTACGACCTTACCGGAGCCCGCATCTGGTTCAAGTTCAATGCTCGCGGCGACCGTTCGATGCCGCAGATCATCTACTTCAACGGCCGCCGTGTCGCTCTCGGCGACGATCTCGAGCCTATTGTTCTGTTCGATAACGCGAAACCTGGCGAAAAGATCCTTGTCGCGGTCAAACTCCTGCCCACGGTCAGCGTGAAGAGATTCGGCGGGGCGGCGATGAAGATCGATTTTGCTTCCACAAGGCCGAATCCAGAGGATCTGCGCGACGAGTTTATCTCTACCGCTTTGCTCGTTCCCTCGCTCTCGAAAGACGCCACCAAGGATTTTGCCACACTCCAGCATGCCATCACTTCAGTCGATCTGGGGGCGCTTGATTCGGGCAACCAGAAGAAGTTCGACGCATCCCTGACGGAAGCGAAGAACGAGATCGAACCGCTCAAGCCGATGCTCCAGCAGGCCACCTTTCATCTCACCGGCAACTCTCACATCGATGCGGCCTGGCTGTGGCCCCGCACTGAGACCGTGGATGTGGTGAAGCGGACCTTCGGCTCGGCATTGCAGTTAATGAACGAGTATCCGAACTACACCTACACTCAGTCGGCCGCGCAGTACAACGAGTGGATGGCCGAGAAGTATCCTGAGATGAACGAAGAGATCAAGAAGCGCATCAAGGAAGGCCGATGGGAGGTCGTCGGCGGCATGTGGGTTGAGCCTGACCTGAATATGCCCGACGGCGAGTCGCAGGTGCGCTCCATCCTGCTCGGCAAGCGCTGGTTCCAGAAAGAGTATGGCGTCGATGTTCGCATCGGCTGGAATCCCGATTCTTTCGGTTACAACTGGCAGCTTCCGCAGATCTACAAGCGCTCCGGTATCGACTACTTCGTCACCCAGAAGATGACCTGGAACGATACCAACCAGCTTCCGCTCAAGCTCTTCTGGTGGGAGGCGCCGGACGGAAGCAAGGTACTGACCTACTTCCCCGAGGGCTATGGCAACACCGATCTCGGCCCGGTGAGACTCTCCAAAGATCTCGTGCAGGCACGGAAGCGTTCCCCCGGTCTCGACGAGATGATGGACTTGTATGGAGTCGGTGATCATGGCGGCGGCGCAACCCGTTCGGTGCTTGATCAGGGCGACCATTGGGCGGAGTCGGACAAGATTGTGCCGAACATGAAGTATGGTCTCGCGCAGCCCTTCTTCACCCATGTCGAGCAGGAGATTGGCGGCGATTCCCCGACGTGGGACTACAAGTCCATCGCCAAGGGATATACCTACCCAACGCCCGAGGAAGGCAAGATCCACATCCCGACTTGGAAGGATGAGCTGTATCTCGAGTATCACCGCGGCGTCTTTACCACCCAGGCGAATCACAAACGCAACATGCGTGATAGCGAAGAATGGACGCTGAACGCAGAGAAGTATGCGTCACTGGCATGGCTCAATGGCGACTCCTATCCTAACGCACGGTTTACCGACGCGTGGGAGAAGATCACCTTCAACCAGTTCCACGATCTTGCCGCGGGCTCCGGAATCGGCATCATCTACAAGGATGCGCAGAAGGACTACGACCAGGTTCGCTGGGAGACAAATGAAGTCTCGACCAAGGCACTCCATACGCTCTCGGCTGAGGTAGACACGCACACCGTCAGCGGCGTCCCTGTATTTGTCTTCAATCCACTTGCGTGGAAGCGTTCCGGCCTCGCCGAAGTAGATGTCCAGTTGCCAGCAGCATCGGCCCATGGCGTCTCCGTTCTGGACGCAAACAATCGTGTCCTGCCTTCGAAGGTGTTGTCGAGCGACTCGAAGACAAACTCCTACAAACTGCTGATCGATGCGAAGGACGTTCCTTCCATGGGTTACGAGGTGTTGCACGTTGTGCCGGAAACGAGGCCTTTCGTCAGCGACCTGAAAGCCAGCGGAACGACGCTGGAGAATGCGGCGCTTCGCGTCGTTGTCGATCCTTCGAATGGCTGCATTACGAGCCTGTTCGATAAGAAGTCAAACTTCGAGACGATTGCGAAGGGCGGCTGCGGCAACCAGCTTCAGACCTTCAAGGACACCCCCAAGGAATACGACGCGTGGAACATCGATCCAGGCACGCTCGACCACAACACTCCCATCGATCAGGTGGACTCCGTCCAGCTCATTGAGAAGGGACCGATGCGCGCAACGATCCGCGTGACGCGCACCTGGCAGAGTTCGAAGTTCGTCCAGGACATCACGCTCTATGCCGGTGCGGACACAGTCGTTGTTGGCAACGATATCGACTGGCACGAGACGCACGTATTGTTGAAGGCGGCGTTCCCACTCGCAGCATCCGGGCCAGAGGCGACGTACGAAATTCCCTACGGCACAATCCAACGGGCAACCACGCGCAACAATAGCTGGGAGAAGGCGCGCTTCGAAGTGCCGGCCATACGCTGGGCTGATCTGGGCGATGAGCAGCATGGCTTCAGCCTGATCAACGCAACCAAGTATGGATATGACGGACAGGACAACGTGCTGCGGCTCTCGCTGCTGCGCTCTCCTGTGTCGCCGGATCCTGATGCCGATCGTGGTCCACACCACTTCAGCTACGAGCTTTATCCTCATGCCGGAACGTGGAAGAACGCGCGGACCGAGCGTGCAGGATACGAGTTCAACTACAAACTGCGTGCCAGCCAGGTCGAGTCGCACACGGGCAGTCTGCCTCGCGAGCATTCGTACATTTCGGTAACGCCGGAGAATGTTGTTCTGACCGCCGTCAAGAAGGCGGAAGATGACAACGGACTTATCTTCCGTGTGTTCGAGTGGGCGGGTAAACAGTCCGATGTGGTCTTCACCTTACCCAGGGGCGCGACCTCGGCGACAGAGACCAACTTGATGGAGAAGCCAGTCGGCTCTCCGTTGAGTATCTCTGGAGATAAGGTCACAGTGCCAATCCATCCTTACGAAATCCTCTCCATCCGCGCGGACTATCCTCATGAAAGCGCGGAGGCGAAGAACGAAAAATAG